A section of the Saccopteryx leptura isolate mSacLep1 chromosome 4, mSacLep1_pri_phased_curated, whole genome shotgun sequence genome encodes:
- the LOC136402988 gene encoding tubulin alpha-8 chain isoform X1, producing MLKRSRWPSTLTLAPPALCEAAAEAAVSGTVGVDRPSQEASGEEKRTAEMRECISVHVGQAGVQIGNACWELFCLEHGIQANGTFGAQASKINDDDSFTTFFNETSNGKHVPRAVMVDLEPTVVDEIRAGTYRQLFHPEQLITGKEDAANNYARGHYTVGKESIDLVLDRIRKLTDACSGLQGFLIFHSFGGGTGSGFTSLLMERLSLDYGKKSKLEFAIYPAPQVSTAVVEPYNSILTTHTTLEHSDCAFMVDNEAIYDICRRNLDIERPTYTNLNRLISQIVSSITASLRFDGALNVDLTEFQTNLVPYPRIHFPLVTYAPIISAEKAYHEQLSVAEITSSCFEPNNQMVKCDPRHGKYMACCMLYRGDVVPKDVNVAIAAIKTKRTIQFVDWCPTGFKVGINYQPPTVVPGGDLAKVQRAVCMLSNTTAIAEAWARLDHKFDLMYAKRAFVHWYVGEGMEEGEFSEAREDLAALEKDYEEVGTDSFEEENEGEEF from the exons AGGGAATGCATATCAGTTCATGTGGGTCAAGCAGGAGTTCAGATTGGCAATGCCTGCTGGGAGCTCTTCTGCCTGGAACATGGCATTCAGGCAAATGGCACCTTTGGTGCCCAGGCCAGTAAGATCAATGATGACGACTCATTCACCACCTTTTTCAATGAGACCAGCAATGGCAAACATGTGCCCCGGGCAGTCATGGTGGACCTGGAGCCTACTGTGGTAG ATGAGATTCGAGCAGGAACCTACCGCCAGCTGTTCCATCCAGAGCAGCTGATTACAGGAAAGGAGGATGCAGCCAACAACTATGCCCGGGGCCACTACACAGTGGGCAaggagagcattgacctggtgctGGACCGCATAAGGAAGTTG ACAGATGCCTGCTCTGGCTTGCAAGGCTTCCTGATCTTCCACAGTTTTGGTGGGGGCACTGGCTCTGGCTTCACTTCTCTGCTGATGGAACGCCTCTCCCTGGATTATGGCAAAAAGTCCAAGCTAGAGTTTGCTATCTACCCAGCCCCCCAGGTCTCCACTGCAGTGGTTGAGCCCTACAACTCCATCTTAACCACCCACACCACACTGGAACACTCAGATTGTGCTTTCATGGTAGACAATGAAGCCATCTATGACATCTGCCGCAGGAACCTAGACATCGAGCGCCCCACCTATACCAACCTTAACCGCCTCATCAGCCAGATTGTGTCCTCCATCACAGCTTCTCTCCGCTTTGATGGGGCCCTCAATGTGGACCTCACTGAGTTCCAGACTAACCTGGTGCCCTACCCCCGCATCCACTTCCCGCTGGTCACCTATGCACCCATCATCTCTGCTGAGAAAGCTTATCACGAACAACTCTCCGTTGCTGAGATAACCAGCTCCTGCTTTGAGCCCAACAACCAGATGGTGAAGTGTGACCCAAGACATGGCAAGTACATGGCCTGCTGCATGCTTTACCGTGGGGATGTGGTACCCAAGGATGTGAATGTCGCCATTGCTGCCATCAAGACCAAGAGGACCATCCAGTTTGTAGACTGGTGTCCCACAGGCTTCAAG GTGGGCATCAACTACCAGCCACCCACTGTGGTGCCAGGAGGGGACCTGGCCAAAGTCCAGCGTGCAGTCTGCATGTTGAGCAACACCACGGCGATTGCGGAAGCCTGGGCCCGCCTTGACCACAAGTTTGACCTCATGTACGCCAAGCGGGCCTTTGTCCATTGGTATGTTGGAGAGGGAATGGAAGAAGGAGAATTTTCAGAGGCGAGGGAGGACCTGGCTGCCCTGGAGAAGGATTATGAAGAAGTGGGGACTGATtcatttgaagaagaaaatgaaggggaagaattttaa
- the LOC136402988 gene encoding tubulin alpha-8 chain isoform X2, protein MVDLEPTVVDEIRAGTYRQLFHPEQLITGKEDAANNYARGHYTVGKESIDLVLDRIRKLTDACSGLQGFLIFHSFGGGTGSGFTSLLMERLSLDYGKKSKLEFAIYPAPQVSTAVVEPYNSILTTHTTLEHSDCAFMVDNEAIYDICRRNLDIERPTYTNLNRLISQIVSSITASLRFDGALNVDLTEFQTNLVPYPRIHFPLVTYAPIISAEKAYHEQLSVAEITSSCFEPNNQMVKCDPRHGKYMACCMLYRGDVVPKDVNVAIAAIKTKRTIQFVDWCPTGFKVGINYQPPTVVPGGDLAKVQRAVCMLSNTTAIAEAWARLDHKFDLMYAKRAFVHWYVGEGMEEGEFSEAREDLAALEKDYEEVGTDSFEEENEGEEF, encoded by the exons ATGGTGGACCTGGAGCCTACTGTGGTAG ATGAGATTCGAGCAGGAACCTACCGCCAGCTGTTCCATCCAGAGCAGCTGATTACAGGAAAGGAGGATGCAGCCAACAACTATGCCCGGGGCCACTACACAGTGGGCAaggagagcattgacctggtgctGGACCGCATAAGGAAGTTG ACAGATGCCTGCTCTGGCTTGCAAGGCTTCCTGATCTTCCACAGTTTTGGTGGGGGCACTGGCTCTGGCTTCACTTCTCTGCTGATGGAACGCCTCTCCCTGGATTATGGCAAAAAGTCCAAGCTAGAGTTTGCTATCTACCCAGCCCCCCAGGTCTCCACTGCAGTGGTTGAGCCCTACAACTCCATCTTAACCACCCACACCACACTGGAACACTCAGATTGTGCTTTCATGGTAGACAATGAAGCCATCTATGACATCTGCCGCAGGAACCTAGACATCGAGCGCCCCACCTATACCAACCTTAACCGCCTCATCAGCCAGATTGTGTCCTCCATCACAGCTTCTCTCCGCTTTGATGGGGCCCTCAATGTGGACCTCACTGAGTTCCAGACTAACCTGGTGCCCTACCCCCGCATCCACTTCCCGCTGGTCACCTATGCACCCATCATCTCTGCTGAGAAAGCTTATCACGAACAACTCTCCGTTGCTGAGATAACCAGCTCCTGCTTTGAGCCCAACAACCAGATGGTGAAGTGTGACCCAAGACATGGCAAGTACATGGCCTGCTGCATGCTTTACCGTGGGGATGTGGTACCCAAGGATGTGAATGTCGCCATTGCTGCCATCAAGACCAAGAGGACCATCCAGTTTGTAGACTGGTGTCCCACAGGCTTCAAG GTGGGCATCAACTACCAGCCACCCACTGTGGTGCCAGGAGGGGACCTGGCCAAAGTCCAGCGTGCAGTCTGCATGTTGAGCAACACCACGGCGATTGCGGAAGCCTGGGCCCGCCTTGACCACAAGTTTGACCTCATGTACGCCAAGCGGGCCTTTGTCCATTGGTATGTTGGAGAGGGAATGGAAGAAGGAGAATTTTCAGAGGCGAGGGAGGACCTGGCTGCCCTGGAGAAGGATTATGAAGAAGTGGGGACTGATtcatttgaagaagaaaatgaaggggaagaattttaa